The genomic stretch CCCCAAGCCATGCCCAAGCTTAATTATCCGCTTATCCAGCGTAGCCTGGCATGAAAAAATGAATGTGAAAAGAATACAAAAGAAAATAGGTTTAAGTTTTATGATTTTCATGGGTCTATTGAACATACTACACAATAATAGGTCTTTCTAAGCTTATATGTAGGGTTGATTTACGGAATCGATTTAGTTGGGTCGATTATTTTCCGATTCCGGAGAAGATCCAAAATTCGGAGATCCTCAAAGCTAGTTCTGAACTTCTCTGACATGATGTTGACATGGACATAATTTGGTTTTAGTACAAATGCACAAATGTTTCAGTTTTTATTAATGATTTTCGTTAATTGCATGTGAAAGCTATACATTGCGCAATCGATTGCTCAATATAATGAATAATTACAATGAACCATAAAACTTTACAAATTCATCCCAAAGACAATGTATTGGTGGCCTTGCAAGATTTAAATCCGGGCGAAACCATTCTACATAACGGATTGGAAATCATAGTTAAAGACACTATACCTGCAAAACATAAATTTGCGATCGACGAATTGGCAAAAGGCGATCAGGTTTTTATGTACGGTGGGATAGTGGGCAAAACGCTATCTCCAATTCCCTCCGGAGGTGTGCTCAGTACACAGAATGTTACCCACGAAGCTGAGGATTTTGGGAAGAAATCAGGAGAATACCACTGGGATGCTCCTGATACAAGCAAGTTTAAGGACAGAGCTTTTATGGGATTTCACCGGCCGGACGGGCAGGTGGGAACGGGGAATTATTGGCTGGTAATCCCCATGGTTTTTTGCGAAAACAGAAATGTGGATATTATCAAAGATGCGTTTCTCGAAGAACTTGGTTTCAGTAAGCCAAATCCATTTAAAAAAATGGTACGGGAAATGGCCACATTATATAAATCGGGGCAGACTTCTTCTTTCGATACGGTATCTGTAGAGACTGCCGTGGAAAACACAGAGGAGCGATTATTCAACAATATTGATGGGATAAAATTCCTTAACCACCAATCTGGATGCGGAGGGACAAGGACAGATTCTCAGGCACTGTGTGCTCTTATCGCCGGCTATATCAACAACCCGAATGTGGCAGGAGCTACCATACTGAGTCTAGGCTGCCAAAATGCACAGTCATCCTATATGGAAGAAAAACTAAGGCTCATCAATCCTGATTTCAAAAAGAAACTGATCATACTGGAACAACAGGTGGAAGGAACCGAACAGCAATTACTCAGTAAAGCAATTAAAGAGACTTTTATCGGCATGGCCGAAGCCAATACCCAGACAAGGCAGCCGGCACCTTTAAGCAAATTAGTAGTAGGACTAGAATGTGGCGGATCTGACGGCTTTTCCGGGATTTCAGCCAATCCTGCCGTAGGGTATGCCGCTGATTTGGTGGTTGCTCTGGGGGGAACGGCGATTCTTTCAGAATTCCCCGAACTGTGTGGTGTAGAACAGGAATTGATCAACCGCTGTGTATCTGATGATAAAGCAGAGCGATTCTCCTCTCTGATGCGGCTATATGCAGCAGCTGCAGAAGCATCCGGCTCTGGATTTGACATGAATCCCAGTCCTGGAAATATCAAAGACGGCCTAATTACCGATGCTATGAAATCATCCGGGGCGGCCAAAAAAGGAGGCACCTCTCCCGTAACCGATGTACTGGACTATGGCGAATATGTAAACACTCCAGGACTAAACTTACTATGCACTCCCGGGAATGATGTAGAAAGCACAACGGCGATGGCCGGGGCTGGGGCAAACGTAATTCTTTTCACCACAGGACTGGGCACACCTACAGGAAACCCTATAACTCCGGTGATCAAAGTGTCTTCCAATCACAAGCTAGCTGAGCGTATGCCTGATATCATTGATATTAATACGGGCTTTGTCATTTCCGGAGAAAAAAACATACAGCAGATGGGTGAAGAAATTCTGGATAAAGTCATCAGAATAGCCAGCGGAGAAGAGAAATCAAAGGCCATGATACTTGGTCAAAACGATTTTATCCCATGGAAAAGAGGAGTTTCACTTTAACCATGATCAAAAAAAGGCAGTTCAACCTCTTTTTCTAATTCAGAAGATTTATAGATGGCCCGGATCAGTTCAACTGATTTTCGGGCCATTTTGCCTTCTACCACCACAGGTTCATTTTCCAAAATTGCATTCACAAAATGCTCCCATTGAGCTCTATGAAGTGCATGCCCGATAGCCATAGGATCAGCCGCCCCCGAACCGGTATGTGCATCAGCTACAATTGCCTCACTTTCTTCTCCCTGAATACTCCATTGTACCAGTTTTCCTGCTTCGAGAACGGCGCTTCCGTTTTTTCCGAAAATTTCCAACCGCTCAGGAAGTCCCGGATACAAAGCCGTGGAAGCAGTAATATTCCCTATCGCATTGTTCTCAAAAGTGACTATCGCAGCACCCAAATCTTCCCCTTCTATAGCATGAAGTGAGGTCTTGACTTTTGCATACACGGACTGTACATCACCCATGATATCCAATAAAAGATCAAATGTATGGATACCTTGATTCATAAACGCCCCTCCACCATCTCCTTTCAGAGTTCCCTTCCAAGGACTCGTATTATAATACTCCGGAGCTCTATACCAATTGACATGTGCGTTGCCCATTAGCAACTTGCCGAATTTACCTGCCTGAACGGCAGTTTTCAGCTTTAGATAATCAGAAGAAAACCTGTTTTGAAAAATCACCCCAAGTTTTACATTATTCGCTTCGCAAGCCTCAATCAATTGATCCGCTCTAGCCAGATTAATCTCAATTGGCTTCTCTATCAATAGGTGCTTGCCTGCTTCCGCTGCCAACAGCCCTGCTTCCATATGATGTCCACTGGCTGTACAGATACAGACAACATCAAGCTCAGGATGGGTCAGAAATGCCGAGACATCAGCATAAGTATCGATACCAAATTTTTCTTGGGCAGCTTTCGCCCTTTCTGGGGAACTACTGCATAGCGCAACCAACTCAGCGTTTTCGATTTCCTTGATTGCATCTGCATGCTTTCCGGTAATGGCCCCGGTACCTATAATCCCTATTTTCAGTTTTCTCATTTTTTTAATTCATTTTTGAGTTTAGTCCATGCTTCTTCTGAGATTGGCACTCCATGTTCAAGATTTCTATTTCGGGTCTTTAGGGTACTTTCTCCAGGAAACCTTACCTCTTGCCCCTCAAAAGCGTCTGAGCTTTTCAGATCTTCAATCAATGAATCTGACTTTGATTCTATCCAATCAGTGAGTTGGAGCTTAACGGGATCAAAACACATAAAAACCTGTGATATAGCAGTTTCATATCCCAATTTTCCGATTTCATGTGTGGTGTTTCCTCCTGAGAGAACCGCGGCCAGCAAATCCAACACTATACTTAATCCTGACCCTTTCCACAGTCCAATCGGCAAGCCCAAGTGATTCTCAAGAATCTCATGGGGATCCTTAGTAAGATTCCCGGCTGAGTCAAACCCTGCATCGTAAGGCATTTGCTCGCCTTTTGCCTTAGCGATACTCAGCTTGCCATAGGCAAATTGTGAAAAAGCCAAATCTAATACTACAGGGCCTTTTGCTCTGGGAATTGCGATCACCAAGGGATTATTCCCGATTTTTGGCTCGCTTCCTCCCCAGGCAGGCATATTGGGATTAGTATTGGTAAAGCAAATCCCGATACAGCCGTCTTCCACTGCCTGCCAGCCGAAATTACCTCCACGCATCCAGTGATTGGTATTCTGCAAAGTGACGCAGCTGATCCCAAACTCTTTGGATAGCTCTATAGCTCGACCCATGGCAAAGTATGCATTGAGATTGCCCACTCCTTGTTGTCCATCCCAGCGCTCAAACATTCCCAACTGACTCAAAGCAACAGGGTCTTTATCAGGGTTGACCAACCCTTTTTGGATAAATTCCAGGAAAAGAAAGAAGCGGTTGACCCCGTGGGAGCGTACGCCATCCAAGTCCGCTTTGGCAAAAAGAGCGGCACAGTGCTCCGCCCGCTCTTCTGTAAATCCATAGCGTAGCAGGACATTTTGGAGCATATTTTTTAGCTCATCAAAAGTTATCTTCAAGTCATTCATTGCTGCTGGAAAAGTATTAAATCCGTGATCTCTTGCTCCCCTAAATTAAAACCAACCTTGGACAATCCATAATTCCGATGATCAGACTGGAATCATCGGAGTAGCTCTTTTGCAAAGCTGCAAGCATATCCCCCAAGGATCTCTAAGCATTATTAGATGAGAGCCATCAGGCAAAATATCATCTGAAATTAACTTTGCACCAGCTTCGACCAGACGGTCTCTATCTGCATTGGGATCCTCCGAAACCAACGCCACATGAACTGCCAGAGGATGCAGTTTTTCAAAATCCAGTGTTTCTCCTATTGGATTGGAATAAACCTCTATCATCACC from Algoriphagus sp. NG3 encodes the following:
- a CDS encoding altronate dehydratase family protein, which translates into the protein MNHKTLQIHPKDNVLVALQDLNPGETILHNGLEIIVKDTIPAKHKFAIDELAKGDQVFMYGGIVGKTLSPIPSGGVLSTQNVTHEAEDFGKKSGEYHWDAPDTSKFKDRAFMGFHRPDGQVGTGNYWLVIPMVFCENRNVDIIKDAFLEELGFSKPNPFKKMVREMATLYKSGQTSSFDTVSVETAVENTEERLFNNIDGIKFLNHQSGCGGTRTDSQALCALIAGYINNPNVAGATILSLGCQNAQSSYMEEKLRLINPDFKKKLIILEQQVEGTEQQLLSKAIKETFIGMAEANTQTRQPAPLSKLVVGLECGGSDGFSGISANPAVGYAADLVVALGGTAILSEFPELCGVEQELINRCVSDDKAERFSSLMRLYAAAAEASGSGFDMNPSPGNIKDGLITDAMKSSGAAKKGGTSPVTDVLDYGEYVNTPGLNLLCTPGNDVESTTAMAGAGANVILFTTGLGTPTGNPITPVIKVSSNHKLAERMPDIIDINTGFVISGEKNIQQMGEEILDKVIRIASGEEKSKAMILGQNDFIPWKRGVSL
- a CDS encoding Gfo/Idh/MocA family oxidoreductase, giving the protein MRKLKIGIIGTGAITGKHADAIKEIENAELVALCSSSPERAKAAQEKFGIDTYADVSAFLTHPELDVVCICTASGHHMEAGLLAAEAGKHLLIEKPIEINLARADQLIEACEANNVKLGVIFQNRFSSDYLKLKTAVQAGKFGKLLMGNAHVNWYRAPEYYNTSPWKGTLKGDGGGAFMNQGIHTFDLLLDIMGDVQSVYAKVKTSLHAIEGEDLGAAIVTFENNAIGNITASTALYPGLPERLEIFGKNGSAVLEAGKLVQWSIQGEESEAIVADAHTGSGAADPMAIGHALHRAQWEHFVNAILENEPVVVEGKMARKSVELIRAIYKSSELEKEVELPFFDHG
- a CDS encoding VOC family protein, whose protein sequence is MKFEHFALNVPDAPATSIWYEKYLGLKVVKKMEEPPYMTFLADDSGTVMIEVYSNPIGETLDFEKLHPLAVHVALVSEDPNADRDRLVEAGAKLISDDILPDGSHLIMLRDPWGICLQLCKRATPMIPV
- the yiaK gene encoding 3-dehydro-L-gulonate 2-dehydrogenase produces the protein MNDLKITFDELKNMLQNVLLRYGFTEERAEHCAALFAKADLDGVRSHGVNRFFLFLEFIQKGLVNPDKDPVALSQLGMFERWDGQQGVGNLNAYFAMGRAIELSKEFGISCVTLQNTNHWMRGGNFGWQAVEDGCIGICFTNTNPNMPAWGGSEPKIGNNPLVIAIPRAKGPVVLDLAFSQFAYGKLSIAKAKGEQMPYDAGFDSAGNLTKDPHEILENHLGLPIGLWKGSGLSIVLDLLAAVLSGGNTTHEIGKLGYETAISQVFMCFDPVKLQLTDWIESKSDSLIEDLKSSDAFEGQEVRFPGESTLKTRNRNLEHGVPISEEAWTKLKNELKK